In a genomic window of Microbacterium amylolyticum:
- a CDS encoding endonuclease/exonuclease/phosphatase family protein, with translation MLRSLGILVTVLYACAVAVATWPQFFRLENTLPFAQIIAMRGALVVVFAALTLLFLLFAAARKIRGFALSMAIVSMLAAVASGVILGMRGYGSSDLPAKTDTSLRVMTWNTAGNAAGSDSIAQTAVAMEADIVVLPETAHGVGEEAAVLMRDLGRPMWVLGEQYNADIEHGPQAWQTTFLISPELGDYAVIDASRDGTTMLPTAIAMPIEHDGPIIVAAHAVSPRPEYMDAWRTDLAWLADQCVDGNVILAGDFNATIDHMARLGAEDNDLGWCRDAATATGDGAVGTWPTSLPSLLGAPIDHVLHTSQWVATGSVVLTSLDDAGSDHRPLIVQLDAADTE, from the coding sequence GTGTTGCGATCGCTCGGAATCCTCGTCACGGTGCTCTACGCCTGCGCGGTAGCCGTCGCAACCTGGCCGCAGTTCTTCCGGCTCGAGAACACGCTGCCCTTCGCGCAGATCATCGCGATGCGTGGCGCTCTCGTTGTCGTCTTTGCAGCGCTCACCCTGCTTTTCCTGCTGTTTGCCGCCGCACGAAAGATCCGCGGCTTTGCGCTATCGATGGCGATCGTCAGCATGCTCGCGGCTGTCGCCAGCGGCGTCATCCTCGGCATGCGCGGATACGGTTCGTCTGATCTCCCCGCAAAGACCGATACGTCCTTGCGCGTGATGACGTGGAACACGGCGGGTAACGCCGCGGGCTCCGACTCCATCGCGCAGACAGCCGTCGCCATGGAGGCTGACATCGTCGTCCTGCCGGAAACGGCGCACGGCGTTGGCGAAGAGGCCGCGGTTCTCATGCGTGATCTCGGCCGGCCCATGTGGGTGCTCGGCGAACAGTACAACGCCGATATCGAACACGGCCCGCAGGCGTGGCAGACCACCTTCTTGATCTCTCCGGAGCTCGGCGACTATGCCGTCATCGATGCCTCACGAGATGGCACGACCATGTTGCCGACGGCCATCGCGATGCCGATTGAACACGACGGACCGATCATCGTGGCCGCTCACGCGGTGTCTCCCCGCCCGGAATACATGGATGCCTGGCGGACCGATCTGGCATGGCTCGCCGATCAGTGCGTTGACGGCAACGTGATCCTTGCGGGCGATTTCAACGCGACGATCGATCACATGGCTCGCCTTGGCGCCGAGGACAACGATCTCGGCTGGTGCCGTGATGCCGCGACCGCAACCGGCGACGGCGCAGTCGGCACCTGGCCGACAAGCCTTCCGTCGCTGCTCGGGGCCCCCATCGACCACGTTCTTCACACGTCCCAGTGGGTGGCGACGGGAAGCGTGGTTCTCACGAGCCTCGACGATGCGGGTAGCGACCATCGCCCGCTCATCGTGCAACTCGACGCCGCCGACACGGAGTAG
- a CDS encoding aminopeptidase P family protein has product MTSTGDDQTTAEAQKAEESNSNTNRRQPYPQGFLDTISTGWADRPDTLPSPRAQAPFAERRRATLSAEFPGRRLVIPAGEYKQRSNDTDYPFRPHSAFAHLTGWGADSVADSVLVFDPTDDGHDVTLFVRDRATRETEEFYRDATIGEFWVGPRPSLAAVAADLGIATDHIESFEPTEDDLVVEEHDGLTSFVSEMRLVKDDYEIAQMQLAVDTTAQGFDDIVRELPRIIEHPRGERMVEGVFHLRARSDGNWEGYDTIAASGPHACYLHWTRNDGAVLPGDLILVDAGVEVDSLYTADITRTLPVSGTFSPVQRKIYEAVREAADAAFDAARPGMKFRELHNTAMAVIAQRTAEWGLLPVTPEEALHATLGGHQRRYMVHGTSHHLGLDVHDCAAARREMYYDGEVLPGMVFTIEPGMYFQIDDLTVPEEYRGIGVRIEDDILMTEDGPVNLSAAIPRTADEIEAWIAQSR; this is encoded by the coding sequence ATGACCAGCACCGGCGACGACCAGACGACTGCCGAGGCCCAGAAGGCCGAAGAGTCGAACTCGAATACGAACCGGCGGCAGCCGTACCCCCAGGGCTTCCTCGACACGATCTCGACGGGATGGGCGGACCGCCCCGACACACTTCCCTCTCCGCGGGCACAGGCGCCGTTTGCGGAACGCCGCCGCGCGACTCTCAGCGCGGAGTTCCCCGGGAGGCGGCTCGTGATTCCGGCGGGCGAGTACAAGCAGCGCAGCAACGACACGGACTATCCGTTCCGACCGCACTCGGCATTCGCACACCTGACGGGGTGGGGAGCCGACTCCGTTGCCGACTCGGTTCTCGTCTTTGACCCGACGGATGACGGCCACGATGTCACGCTCTTCGTTCGCGACCGCGCGACGCGTGAGACCGAGGAGTTCTACCGCGACGCGACGATCGGCGAGTTCTGGGTCGGGCCACGCCCGTCCCTCGCTGCCGTTGCCGCCGATCTCGGCATCGCAACCGATCACATCGAATCGTTCGAGCCGACAGAGGACGATCTCGTCGTCGAAGAACATGACGGGCTCACCTCCTTCGTCTCGGAAATGCGTCTCGTGAAGGACGACTACGAAATTGCGCAGATGCAGCTCGCGGTTGACACAACAGCACAGGGCTTTGACGACATCGTTCGCGAGCTCCCCCGCATCATCGAGCACCCGCGGGGTGAGCGCATGGTGGAGGGAGTTTTCCACCTGCGCGCGCGAAGCGATGGAAATTGGGAGGGCTACGACACGATTGCGGCCTCCGGTCCTCACGCGTGTTATCTGCACTGGACGCGGAACGACGGAGCCGTGCTCCCCGGGGATCTCATCCTGGTGGACGCCGGCGTCGAGGTCGACAGCCTGTACACGGCCGATATCACCCGTACACTACCCGTGAGCGGAACGTTCTCTCCCGTTCAGCGGAAGATCTATGAGGCAGTTCGCGAGGCCGCAGACGCGGCATTCGACGCCGCGCGGCCCGGGATGAAGTTCCGGGAGCTGCACAACACCGCGATGGCGGTCATTGCGCAACGAACCGCGGAGTGGGGTCTGCTCCCGGTCACGCCAGAGGAGGCCCTGCACGCGACGCTCGGCGGCCACCAGCGGCGATACATGGTGCATGGCACCAGTCACCACCTGGGCCTCGACGTTCACGATTGCGCGGCCGCTCGCCGCGAGATGTATTACGACGGTGAGGTGCTGCCCGGCATGGTCTTCACGATCGAGCCTGGCATGTATTTCCAAATCGACGATCTGACGGTTCCGGAGGAGTACCGTGGCATCGGCGTTCGAATCGAGGACGACATCCTCATGACGGAGGACGGCCCCGTCAATCTCTCGGCGGCGATTCCCCGCACGGCGGACGAGATCGAAGCGTGGATCGCTCAGTCGCGCTGA